A window of the Brachybacterium sacelli genome harbors these coding sequences:
- the proB gene encoding glutamate 5-kinase, which yields MAGSTTAGAGLRQPSRITARESLASAARVVVKIGSSSLTDERGRLDQSRVAGIAETAAQLVAGGTEVVIVSSGAIAAALGPLGLSERPSSVPLQQAAASVGQALLATSWSSAFGAHGRTTGQVLLTESDVIRPQTYRNVRSALESLLDLSAIPVVNENDTTATHEIRFGDNDRLAALVAQLLGADALFLLTDVDALYTAPPTEPDAERIGVVEDAARLSDVSIGSVGSKVGTGGMVTKLSAAQLASTTGTAALMTSAGQFAAAAAGHDVGTFFPGHHGRRRSRLVWLRFATRGAGTLTLDAGAAEAVRSRRRSLLAVGITAVAGTFPDGAPVDIADPDGAVIARGLTSFSSEELRAMTGRGSDELREALGERFRRPAVHRDQLVVL from the coding sequence GTGGCCGGGTCGACCACCGCCGGCGCCGGGCTCCGGCAGCCCTCCCGCATCACCGCCCGCGAGTCCCTCGCGTCGGCGGCACGGGTCGTGGTGAAGATCGGCTCCTCGAGCCTGACCGACGAGCGCGGCCGGCTGGACCAGTCGCGGGTCGCCGGGATCGCGGAGACCGCGGCGCAGCTCGTCGCCGGCGGCACCGAGGTCGTGATCGTGTCCTCGGGCGCGATCGCGGCCGCACTGGGACCGCTGGGCCTGTCCGAGCGGCCGTCCTCCGTCCCGCTGCAGCAGGCGGCCGCCAGCGTCGGCCAGGCCCTGCTGGCGACCTCCTGGTCCTCCGCCTTCGGCGCCCACGGCCGCACCACCGGGCAGGTGCTGCTCACGGAGTCCGACGTGATCCGGCCGCAGACCTACCGCAACGTGCGCAGCGCCCTGGAGTCCCTGCTCGACCTCTCCGCGATCCCGGTGGTCAACGAGAACGACACCACCGCCACCCACGAGATCCGCTTCGGTGACAACGACCGCCTGGCGGCCCTGGTCGCCCAGCTGCTCGGGGCCGATGCACTGTTCCTGCTGACCGACGTCGACGCCCTGTACACCGCGCCGCCCACGGAGCCGGACGCCGAGCGGATCGGGGTCGTCGAGGACGCGGCGCGCCTGAGCGACGTGAGCATCGGTTCGGTCGGCTCGAAGGTCGGCACCGGCGGCATGGTCACCAAGCTGTCGGCCGCCCAGCTCGCCTCGACCACGGGCACGGCGGCCCTGATGACCTCTGCCGGGCAGTTCGCCGCCGCGGCCGCCGGGCACGACGTCGGCACCTTCTTCCCCGGCCATCACGGCCGTCGCCGCTCGCGCCTGGTGTGGCTGCGCTTCGCCACCCGCGGGGCGGGGACCCTGACCCTCGACGCGGGGGCCGCCGAGGCCGTGCGCAGCCGGCGCCGCTCGCTGCTCGCGGTGGGCATCACCGCGGTGGCCGGGACCTTCCCCGACGGGGCCCCGGTGGACATCGCCGACCCCGACGGCGCCGTGATCGCCCGGGGACTGACCTCCTTCAGCAGCGAGGAGCTGCGGGCCATGACCGGCCGCGGCTCCGACGAGCTGCGCGAGGCGCTGGGGGAGCGGTTCCGCCGTCCCGCCGTGCACCGTGACCAGCTGGTCGTGCTCTAG
- a CDS encoding glutamate-5-semialdehyde dehydrogenase, producing the protein MTAAAAVAQVARAAKDAQPRLARLHREAKDAVLLAMAEALVDRADEIVAANARDLEAADAAGIAAGLRDRLALDVERVGSIAQQLRDAAALPDPVGEVMRGSVLSNGLELRQVRVPMGVIGMVYESRPNVTVDAAGLALKSGNAVVLRGGSAALHSNSALIAVLRSVLAAHDLPEDLIAGIDEHGREGVDALMRARGLVDVLIPRGGAGLIRRVVENSLVPVIETGTGTTHVLVDADADLDQAEAIVVNSKTQRVGVCNALETLLVHRDIAERALPRLAAPLAAAGVRLHADDAARAILAAAGTGAEVVPATEEDWDLEYLALELAVKVVEDLDEALEHIRAHSSGHTESILTRDLRSQQRFLSEVDSAVVMANASTRFSDGGEFGFGAEIGISTQKLHARGPMGLTELTSAKWLVVGQGQVRP; encoded by the coding sequence ATGACTGCCGCCGCTGCCGTAGCCCAGGTCGCCCGCGCCGCGAAGGACGCCCAGCCGCGCCTGGCCCGTCTGCACCGCGAGGCCAAGGACGCGGTGCTGCTGGCCATGGCGGAGGCTCTGGTGGACCGGGCCGACGAGATCGTCGCGGCCAATGCGCGCGACCTCGAGGCCGCCGACGCCGCCGGCATCGCCGCCGGCCTCCGCGACCGCCTCGCCCTGGACGTCGAGCGCGTCGGCTCGATCGCCCAGCAGCTGCGCGACGCCGCGGCGCTGCCCGATCCCGTCGGCGAGGTGATGCGCGGCTCGGTGCTGTCGAACGGACTCGAGCTGCGCCAGGTCCGCGTCCCGATGGGCGTGATCGGCATGGTCTACGAGTCCCGGCCGAACGTGACGGTCGACGCCGCGGGGCTCGCCCTGAAGTCCGGCAACGCGGTGGTGCTGCGCGGCGGCTCCGCCGCCCTGCATTCCAACTCCGCGCTGATCGCGGTGCTGCGTTCCGTGCTCGCCGCCCATGACCTGCCCGAGGATCTGATCGCCGGGATCGACGAGCACGGTCGCGAGGGCGTGGACGCCCTCATGCGCGCCCGCGGCCTCGTCGACGTGCTGATCCCGCGCGGCGGTGCGGGACTGATCCGCCGGGTGGTGGAGAACTCCCTGGTCCCGGTGATCGAGACCGGCACCGGCACCACCCACGTCCTGGTCGACGCCGACGCCGACCTGGACCAGGCCGAGGCCATCGTCGTGAACTCCAAGACCCAGCGGGTCGGGGTCTGCAACGCCCTGGAGACCCTGCTGGTCCACCGCGACATCGCCGAGCGGGCCCTACCCCGTCTCGCGGCCCCGCTCGCGGCGGCCGGGGTGCGCCTGCACGCGGACGACGCGGCCCGCGCGATCCTCGCCGCGGCCGGCACCGGCGCCGAGGTGGTCCCCGCCACCGAGGAGGACTGGGACCTCGAGTACCTCGCCCTCGAGCTCGCCGTGAAGGTGGTGGAGGACCTCGACGAGGCGCTCGAGCACATCCGCGCCCACTCCAGCGGGCACACCGAGTCGATCCTCACCCGCGACCTGCGCTCCCAGCAGCGCTTCCTGTCCGAGGTCGATTCCGCCGTGGTCATGGCCAACGCCTCCACCCGCTTCTCCGACGGCGGCGAGTTCGGCTTCGGTGCGGAGATCGGCATCTCCACCCAGAAGCTCCACGCGCGCGGCCCGATGGGGCTGACGGAGCTGACCAGCGCCAAGTGGCTCGTGGTGGGACAGGGCCAGGTGCGGCCGTGA
- the nadD gene encoding nicotinate-nucleotide adenylyltransferase codes for MGGTFDPIHHGHLVAASEVQSVFGLDEVVFVPTGRPWQKSSREISDPEHRYLMTVVATAANPVFTVSRVDVDRPGSTYTIDTLRDLHDQQPEADLFFITGADALQSILTWKDSEEIFSLAHFVGVTRPGHELDTAGLPADGVTLIEVPAMAISSTDCRVRVAAGEPVWYLVPDGVVQYINKYALYTGGDGDD; via the coding sequence ATGGGTGGGACCTTCGATCCCATCCACCACGGCCACCTCGTCGCCGCCAGCGAGGTCCAGAGCGTCTTCGGCCTGGACGAGGTGGTCTTCGTCCCCACCGGCCGTCCCTGGCAGAAGTCCTCCCGGGAGATCTCCGACCCGGAGCACCGGTACCTGATGACCGTCGTGGCCACTGCCGCGAACCCGGTGTTCACCGTCTCGCGCGTCGACGTCGACCGGCCCGGCTCGACCTACACGATCGACACGCTCCGGGACCTGCACGACCAGCAGCCCGAGGCGGATCTGTTCTTCATCACGGGGGCCGACGCCCTGCAGTCTATCCTCACCTGGAAGGACTCCGAGGAGATCTTCTCCCTCGCGCACTTCGTCGGCGTCACCCGCCCCGGGCACGAGCTGGACACCGCCGGTCTGCCGGCGGACGGGGTCACGCTCATCGAGGTCCCGGCGATGGCGATCAGCTCCACCGACTGCCGGGTGCGGGTCGCCGCCGGGGAACCGGTCTGGTACCTGGTGCCCGACGGCGTCGTCCAATACATCAACAAGTACGCCCTCTACACAGGAGGTGACGGCGATGACTGA
- the rsfS gene encoding ribosome silencing factor, whose translation MSAPEESLDLARVAGRAAAGKLAEEVIGLDVSEQVVITDVFLVCSGDSERQVSAIVDGVEEALLTDRRRKPLRREGERDARWVLLDYGDIVVHVQHSEDRAFYALERLWRDAPVIDLQIDEDTSA comes from the coding sequence GTGAGTGCTCCCGAAGAATCCCTCGACCTCGCCCGCGTGGCGGGCCGGGCCGCCGCCGGCAAGCTCGCCGAGGAGGTGATCGGCCTGGACGTCTCCGAGCAGGTCGTGATCACCGACGTGTTCCTCGTGTGCAGCGGCGACTCCGAGCGCCAGGTCTCCGCCATCGTCGACGGGGTCGAGGAGGCCCTGCTGACGGACCGCCGGCGCAAGCCCCTGCGCCGCGAGGGCGAGCGGGACGCGCGCTGGGTGCTGCTGGACTACGGCGACATCGTCGTGCACGTCCAGCACTCCGAGGACCGTGCCTTCTACGCGCTCGAGCGCCTGTGGCGCGACGCCCCGGTCATCGACCTGCAGATCGACGAGGACACCTCGGCGTGA
- a CDS encoding histidine phosphatase family protein, whose amino-acid sequence MRSPHAPGGHVRTRLVLVRHGQTDYNREGRLQGQVDIPLNEAGTRQAAVLAATVAENPPDLLVSSPLERARDTAAIVGDASGLDVTTDEAFLERGFGRWEGLRGEEIRRHWPAEHADWRAHRPVHGLGVEDRPAVGERVAAACRQLVAENTGGTVMVIAHGAAITLGITALLGLDADGFRGVAGLENCHRSVLEPLTSDTTGELMRLVSHNLPPDFH is encoded by the coding sequence GTGAGGTCGCCGCACGCCCCGGGTGGCCACGTGCGCACCCGTCTCGTCCTCGTGCGCCACGGGCAGACGGACTACAACCGCGAGGGACGCCTGCAGGGGCAGGTCGACATCCCGCTGAACGAGGCCGGCACCCGGCAGGCCGCCGTGCTCGCCGCCACGGTCGCCGAGAACCCGCCGGACCTCCTCGTCTCCTCCCCGCTGGAGCGGGCCCGTGACACCGCGGCGATCGTCGGCGACGCCTCTGGGCTGGACGTCACCACCGACGAGGCGTTCCTCGAGCGCGGCTTCGGCCGCTGGGAGGGCCTGCGCGGCGAAGAGATCCGCCGGCACTGGCCGGCCGAGCACGCCGACTGGCGCGCCCACCGTCCCGTGCACGGACTGGGCGTGGAGGACCGACCCGCGGTGGGCGAGCGGGTCGCGGCCGCCTGCCGTCAGCTGGTCGCCGAGAACACCGGCGGCACCGTCATGGTGATCGCCCACGGCGCCGCCATCACCCTGGGGATCACGGCCCTGCTGGGCCTGGACGCCGACGGCTTCCGCGGCGTCGCGGGCCTGGAGAACTGCCACCGCTCGGTGCTCGAGCCGCTGACCTCGGACACCACCGGTGAACTGATGAGGTTGGTGTCACACAACCTCCCCCCGGATTTCCACTGA
- a CDS encoding single-stranded DNA-binding protein produces the protein MAIRTQESFSGFIASDPQLSQTSKGDPRFYARVGKEHFRREDDGSFTQTETTYHHLVMFGRSAEHAHARFAKGDNFIAEGYAREINYERDGQAVESEEFVAKKIGHDTARTRYDVDRTPRRAAEREAAAVEPPTRPAQAPQSAAIGL, from the coding sequence ATGGCTATCCGCACGCAGGAGTCGTTCTCGGGGTTCATCGCTTCGGACCCCCAGCTCAGCCAGACCTCGAAGGGTGACCCGCGGTTCTACGCCCGGGTCGGCAAGGAGCACTTCCGCCGCGAGGACGACGGCTCGTTCACCCAGACCGAGACGACCTACCACCATCTGGTGATGTTCGGCCGATCCGCCGAGCATGCCCACGCGAGGTTCGCCAAGGGCGACAACTTCATTGCCGAGGGCTATGCCCGCGAGATCAACTACGAACGTGACGGCCAAGCGGTCGAGAGCGAGGAGTTCGTGGCCAAGAAGATCGGCCATGACACCGCCCGCACCCGCTACGACGTCGACCGCACACCGCGCCGCGCCGCCGAACGCGAAGCAGCCGCCGTCGAGCCGCCCACTCGGCCAGCTCAGGCACCGCAGTCCGCGGCCATCGGCCTGTGA
- a CDS encoding type IV secretory system conjugative DNA transfer family protein, giving the protein MTGPASGRQTGSLGDELTNAAIIALISAFGAALILRAAGSVAAFLTGASQPTAGPASGLGVLFNPTEPAAALDADGLSPVAYWIVTAVLLAVLATAAGSVWVRLRRHSRKVETDPRRLAGIATAHEVIQTASAKTLLRRAATLRPSLDEPTPSDVGYLLGRSQGRQVWASVEDSVLLIGPPRSGKGLHVVINAILDAPGAVVTTSTRPDNLTATLKARQRDGRPVAVFDPQHLAEGIPAGMRWSPIRGCDDPLTAMIRATGLASTTGLSSGGVESGGFWEGKTRTALQALLHAAALDHRPPAELFRWTLDPTAAAEAVAILTNTTQAATGWADSLGAMIDSDPKTRDSIWQGVALALGALADPRVLDAVSPRPGEDFDPETFIRQRGTLYLLATGAGAGASAALVAAFVEDLIETARRIAARSPGARLDPPLLLALDEIGNLAPLPSLPALMAEGGGTGITTLPVLQSLAQAREKWSDNAAGAIWDASIVKIILGGASNSRDLQDLSTLIGERDEYTDSVTLGDHGTRSNQRSVRRVPILPPDRIRTLPFGTGVTLLRSAPPIVTDLRPWPSRPDAAQLKTDRAEIEALLRRPGS; this is encoded by the coding sequence ATGACCGGACCGGCGTCGGGGCGGCAGACCGGGAGCCTGGGCGATGAGCTGACCAACGCCGCCATCATCGCCCTGATCAGCGCCTTCGGTGCCGCGCTCATCCTGCGCGCCGCAGGGAGCGTGGCGGCGTTCCTGACCGGCGCATCCCAACCCACTGCCGGGCCGGCCTCGGGACTCGGTGTGCTGTTCAACCCCACCGAACCCGCCGCCGCGCTCGATGCCGACGGATTGAGCCCAGTCGCGTACTGGATCGTGACCGCAGTCCTGCTTGCCGTCCTCGCGACGGCCGCCGGGTCGGTGTGGGTGCGGCTGCGCCGCCACTCGCGCAAGGTCGAGACCGACCCACGCCGCCTGGCCGGGATCGCTACCGCCCACGAGGTCATCCAGACCGCCTCCGCCAAGACACTCCTGCGCCGGGCCGCGACACTGCGTCCCTCGCTCGATGAGCCCACGCCCTCCGATGTGGGCTACCTGCTCGGACGCTCGCAGGGCAGGCAGGTATGGGCGAGCGTGGAGGACTCGGTCCTGCTCATCGGCCCACCCCGCTCCGGCAAAGGCCTGCACGTGGTCATCAACGCCATCCTCGACGCACCCGGCGCGGTCGTCACCACATCCACACGGCCGGACAACCTCACCGCCACCCTCAAAGCTCGCCAGCGAGATGGTCGGCCGGTGGCGGTGTTCGACCCCCAGCACCTGGCCGAGGGCATCCCCGCCGGGATGCGCTGGTCACCGATCCGCGGCTGCGATGACCCGCTAACGGCGATGATCCGCGCCACCGGCCTCGCCTCCACCACCGGGCTCAGCAGCGGCGGGGTGGAATCCGGCGGGTTCTGGGAAGGGAAAACGCGCACCGCCCTCCAAGCCCTCCTGCACGCCGCAGCACTGGACCACCGGCCACCCGCGGAGCTGTTCCGCTGGACCCTCGACCCCACCGCCGCCGCCGAAGCCGTCGCCATCCTCACCAACACCACCCAGGCCGCCACAGGGTGGGCCGACTCCCTCGGGGCGATGATCGACTCGGACCCCAAAACCAGGGACTCGATCTGGCAAGGCGTCGCACTCGCCCTCGGAGCCCTTGCCGATCCCCGCGTCCTCGACGCCGTCTCACCACGGCCGGGCGAGGACTTCGACCCCGAGACCTTCATCCGCCAGCGCGGCACCCTCTACCTGCTCGCCACCGGAGCCGGAGCCGGCGCATCCGCAGCACTCGTGGCGGCGTTCGTCGAAGACCTCATCGAAACCGCCCGCCGGATCGCCGCACGCTCACCCGGCGCACGTCTGGACCCACCGCTGCTGCTGGCACTCGATGAGATCGGCAACCTCGCACCGTTGCCGTCGCTACCGGCGCTGATGGCCGAGGGTGGCGGCACCGGCATCACCACACTCCCGGTCTTACAGTCCCTCGCCCAGGCGCGGGAGAAGTGGTCCGACAACGCCGCCGGGGCGATCTGGGACGCCTCCATCGTGAAGATCATCCTCGGCGGCGCCTCCAACTCCCGCGACCTCCAAGACCTCTCCACCCTGATCGGGGAACGCGACGAGTACACCGACAGCGTGACCCTCGGTGACCACGGGACGCGATCGAATCAGCGTTCGGTGCGTCGAGTGCCGATCCTGCCCCCGGACCGGATCAGGACGCTCCCGTTCGGTACGGGTGTGACCCTCCTGCGCTCTGCGCCACCGATCGTCACCGATCTGCGTCCTTGGCCCTCGCGTCCTGATGCAGCTCAGCTCAAGACCGACCGGGCCGAGATCGAAGCGCTGCTGCGCCGCCCGGGCTCCTGA
- a CDS encoding endonuclease/exonuclease/phosphatase family protein produces the protein MENLFTPAAGTGYGPTEKAVFEAKIAGLASTITDAELDVVAVQEVGDEDAFTALIDALGSGWDGELSTRFATPHTIRNGILSRLPIETVSEHEAIPDELQGVPVDDAGTALTAMGRGALHIRVTARGQAVDVVSVHLKSKLITYSGGRFTPRDEAERARYAAYALYRRAAEAVAVRGFADALIDAQGDERHLVVAGDFNDEAAAATTQIIHGPAGSEIGTPGENRPDQGDAHRLFNLAPLIPEELRFSRVYRGRGELIDHLFVTNATRQAVTDATTLTGGEPLPSIDDTPTTRRDSPYSDHALVVATLDL, from the coding sequence GTGGAGAACCTGTTCACCCCCGCCGCCGGCACCGGCTACGGGCCGACCGAGAAGGCCGTGTTCGAGGCAAAGATCGCAGGTCTTGCCTCCACGATCACCGACGCCGAGTTGGATGTGGTGGCGGTGCAGGAGGTCGGCGACGAGGACGCCTTCACCGCCCTAATCGACGCGCTCGGGTCAGGGTGGGACGGTGAGCTGTCCACTCGGTTCGCGACCCCGCACACGATCCGTAACGGCATCCTCTCCCGCCTGCCCATCGAGACCGTCAGCGAGCACGAGGCGATCCCCGACGAGCTGCAAGGCGTCCCGGTCGACGACGCCGGTACGGCGTTGACCGCGATGGGCCGCGGCGCCCTCCACATCCGCGTCACCGCCCGCGGTCAGGCGGTGGACGTGGTGAGCGTGCACTTGAAGTCCAAGCTCATCACCTACTCCGGTGGCCGGTTCACCCCACGCGACGAGGCCGAGCGCGCCAGATATGCCGCCTACGCGTTGTATCGGCGGGCGGCCGAGGCCGTCGCCGTGCGCGGTTTCGCCGATGCGCTGATCGACGCCCAGGGCGACGAGAGGCATCTGGTGGTGGCCGGGGACTTCAACGACGAAGCGGCCGCGGCGACCACGCAGATTATCCACGGCCCGGCCGGCAGTGAGATCGGCACACCGGGTGAGAACCGTCCCGATCAGGGCGACGCGCACCGGTTGTTCAACCTGGCCCCGCTGATCCCCGAAGAGCTGCGGTTCTCCCGCGTCTACCGCGGCCGCGGCGAGCTGATCGACCACCTGTTCGTCACCAACGCCACCCGCCAGGCCGTCACCGACGCCACCACCCTCACCGGCGGCGAACCCCTGCCCTCCATCGACGACACCCCCACGACCCGGCGTGATTCGCCGTACTCCGACCACGCCCTGGTGGTCGCCACCCTCGACCTGTAG
- a CDS encoding ATP-binding protein, producing the protein MTGAERERLHTSVLVAPAKERRQLRKQRRKAAARLQVEQDAADKAATRAKADAERAERRATRYLPAAGEPGPAALRLPGRFRLPRHQDTSATLAGAYPFVAEGGLGSDGVFVGQDLYSGGSFVYDPWVLYARGIITAPNVVLAGIVGSGKSSLAKSLYTRSLPFGRRVYVPGDPKGEHTAVAEAVGGRAIVLGHGLNTRLNPLDEGHRPGGLTDEQWKTTVASRRRDLIGALAETVLARGLTPLEHTAIDLALTATVRENDVPILPTVVDHILNPTGDTGGRLAEDGRLVGHALRRLVAGDLQGLFDGPSTVAFDPSLPMISLDLSRVTENSTLISVLMTCSSAWMESALLDPNGGQRWVIYDEAWRLMSHPALLKRMDAHWRLARHYGIANMLIFHKLSDLDNVGDVGSAMRSLANSLLANAETRIVYRQESDQLGPTATALGLTGTEQKLLPSLGVGQGLWRIKARSFVTQHQLHPAELELFRTDQRYTGVQNPA; encoded by the coding sequence GTGACCGGCGCCGAACGGGAGCGGCTGCACACATCGGTTCTCGTCGCCCCCGCGAAGGAGCGCCGCCAGCTGCGCAAGCAGCGCCGAAAGGCAGCGGCGAGGCTTCAGGTCGAGCAGGACGCCGCCGACAAGGCCGCCACACGCGCGAAGGCGGACGCTGAGCGCGCCGAACGCCGCGCCACCCGCTACCTGCCCGCCGCCGGCGAACCCGGCCCCGCAGCGCTCAGGTTACCGGGCCGGTTCCGGCTCCCGCGCCATCAGGACACCTCGGCGACATTGGCGGGGGCGTATCCGTTCGTCGCCGAAGGCGGGCTCGGCTCCGACGGGGTGTTCGTCGGCCAAGACCTCTACTCCGGCGGATCGTTCGTCTACGACCCCTGGGTCTTGTACGCCCGCGGCATCATCACCGCACCCAACGTGGTGCTCGCTGGCATCGTCGGCTCTGGAAAGTCCTCCCTCGCCAAGTCCCTCTACACGCGCAGCCTGCCGTTCGGGCGCCGCGTCTACGTCCCCGGCGACCCGAAAGGCGAACACACCGCCGTGGCCGAGGCAGTCGGCGGACGCGCGATCGTCCTCGGCCACGGCCTCAACACTCGCCTCAACCCCCTCGACGAAGGACACCGCCCCGGCGGGCTAACCGATGAGCAGTGGAAGACGACCGTGGCCTCCCGTCGCCGTGACCTCATCGGCGCGCTGGCTGAGACGGTGCTGGCGCGAGGGCTCACGCCGTTGGAGCACACCGCGATCGACCTCGCGTTGACTGCCACGGTGCGGGAGAACGACGTGCCGATCCTGCCCACCGTCGTCGACCACATCCTCAACCCCACCGGCGACACGGGCGGGCGTCTCGCAGAGGACGGCCGGCTCGTCGGACACGCCCTGCGCAGGCTTGTTGCCGGCGACCTCCAAGGACTCTTCGACGGCCCCTCCACCGTCGCCTTCGATCCGTCGTTGCCGATGATCAGCCTCGATCTGTCGCGGGTCACCGAGAACAGCACGCTCATCTCGGTGCTGATGACCTGCTCGTCGGCGTGGATGGAGTCAGCGCTGCTCGACCCAAACGGTGGGCAGCGGTGGGTGATCTATGACGAGGCCTGGCGGCTGATGTCCCACCCGGCGTTGTTGAAGCGGATGGATGCGCACTGGCGGCTGGCGCGGCATTACGGGATCGCGAACATGCTGATCTTCCACAAGCTCTCCGACCTGGACAACGTCGGTGACGTCGGCTCAGCGATGCGCTCTCTCGCCAACAGCCTGTTGGCGAATGCGGAGACGCGGATCGTGTACCGGCAGGAGTCCGACCAGCTCGGCCCCACCGCCACCGCGCTCGGACTGACCGGCACCGAGCAGAAGCTGCTCCCGTCCCTCGGCGTGGGTCAGGGGTTGTGGCGGATCAAGGCCAGGAGCTTCGTGACCCAGCACCAGTTGCATCCCGCTGAGCTGGAACTCTTCCGGACGGACCAGCGCTATACCGGCGTTCAGAATCCCGCCTGA
- a CDS encoding SCO6880 family protein gives MPTKQNEPSASSAELVPVKFSRLTRRGVLLGLSLSQLITLATGILSIVGALYAGGGILLAYTAPIWVVAAALTWIPIAGRPAVEWLPVAFWWLWRSTGGQLLYRRRVVTPRPVGTLALPGDMGRLREYTDPETNAGMIHDPHAQTLTVVCEVSHPAFVLLDPGEQERRVTSWGRVLATVCRSGRIATLQVLERTLPDSGTGLAEWWAAHGTADDTWAATTYSQLIDRAGPAGERHATTLSLALDMKNAARQIRTAGGGIRGAAAVLRQEMSTLVAALRSADLTPSGWLSPGEIAVILRSAYDPAIAATLERHGELGQSLATAGPVAVNESWTRLRTDSAHHAVLWVSEWPRSLVYPGFLSPVLLSTGIQRSFSLICTPMRSDQAARDIRKKKVEHISDAAQRAKIGQIEDAAQTAEYQDVLQQEADLTAGHGVLRYTGLLSVSAPTVEELEAGVAAIEQAAIQASCETRLLVGQQAAAFTAAALPLCRRV, from the coding sequence GTGCCTACCAAGCAGAACGAGCCCTCCGCATCTTCGGCGGAGCTGGTGCCGGTGAAGTTCTCCCGCCTCACCCGCCGCGGGGTGTTGTTGGGGCTGTCCCTGTCGCAGCTCATCACCCTCGCCACCGGCATCCTGTCCATCGTCGGAGCTCTCTACGCCGGGGGCGGCATCCTCCTCGCCTACACCGCACCCATCTGGGTCGTGGCCGCCGCCTTGACGTGGATACCCATCGCCGGACGCCCGGCGGTGGAGTGGCTGCCGGTCGCGTTCTGGTGGCTCTGGCGTTCGACCGGCGGACAACTCCTCTACCGTCGCCGAGTCGTCACACCCCGGCCGGTCGGCACCCTCGCTCTGCCCGGTGACATGGGGCGACTGCGCGAATACACCGACCCCGAAACGAACGCCGGGATGATCCACGACCCCCACGCCCAGACCCTCACCGTGGTCTGCGAGGTGTCCCATCCGGCGTTCGTGCTCCTCGACCCCGGCGAGCAGGAACGGCGGGTCACCTCCTGGGGCCGCGTCCTGGCCACCGTCTGCCGCTCCGGGCGCATCGCCACCCTCCAAGTCCTCGAACGCACCCTGCCGGACTCCGGCACCGGACTGGCCGAATGGTGGGCCGCCCACGGCACCGCCGACGACACTTGGGCCGCGACCACCTACTCCCAGCTGATCGACCGCGCCGGACCCGCCGGCGAACGCCACGCCACCACCCTGAGCCTGGCGCTGGACATGAAGAACGCCGCACGGCAGATCAGAACCGCCGGCGGCGGCATCCGGGGTGCCGCCGCCGTGCTCCGCCAAGAGATGTCCACTTTGGTCGCGGCGCTCCGCTCGGCCGACCTGACGCCCTCGGGATGGCTGAGCCCAGGCGAGATCGCCGTCATCCTCCGCAGCGCGTACGACCCGGCCATCGCCGCCACCCTGGAACGCCACGGCGAACTCGGCCAGTCCCTCGCCACCGCCGGGCCGGTCGCGGTCAACGAGTCCTGGACCCGGCTGCGCACCGACTCCGCCCACCACGCCGTGCTCTGGGTCTCCGAGTGGCCCCGCTCGCTGGTCTATCCCGGCTTCTTGTCGCCGGTGCTCTTGTCGACCGGGATTCAGCGGTCGTTCTCGCTGATCTGCACCCCGATGCGCTCCGACCAGGCCGCCAGGGATATCCGCAAGAAGAAGGTCGAGCACATCTCCGATGCCGCGCAGCGGGCGAAGATCGGGCAGATCGAAGACGCCGCCCAGACCGCGGAGTATCAGGACGTGCTCCAGCAGGAAGCCGACCTGACCGCCGGCCACGGCGTCCTGCGCTACACCGGCCTCCTCAGTGTCTCCGCGCCCACCGTCGAGGAACTTGAGGCCGGGGTGGCAGCGATCGAGCAGGCCGCCATCCAAGCCTCCTGCGAGACCCGGCTCCTGGTGGGCCAGCAGGCTGCGGCGTTCACCGCCGCTGCACTGCCGTTGTGCCGTCGCGTCTGA